The DNA window ttaatcatttatTTATCCTATCACACGTACCAAACGGAGACCATGTCTATTAAATGTAGTGAGATATCGTCAAAATGAAATTGCTAAAAAAGAAATAATCATATAATCTATGTATCcgttattaaatgtttaataagtaaaaaaaaaaaaaacaaatatactAAAATTCAGATTAAGATGCATACTATTACGTTCAAATGTATCATATAAATCTTCTACTTTCAAtcatattgattttttttacttaCCATTGTATTCGATATCTTGAATGAGTGAaatttttgttgacttttttTTATATCATCATCGTATTAGATATATTGAATAACGGTGTTTTAGGCCTAAATAACAATCTGTACGCAAAATGGCCCAACCCAATATTGGTTTAGTCGTGGTCACAAATGTCACACTCCATCTATCTCTATTGCAATACTTTACTATTAATAATAGACGATGTCCTGTTGAAACACTTAAGTCTGGTAATGACATCTTTTAATTCCGGAACTCCTTTGATGCAGATGGGAGGACCGTGGCGACTGAGTCGGGTTTCTCTGTCCTTCTTTCGACTCATAATTAATTTTGAATATGCATCCAACGGCTTAGAATCCTCATAATCTTCTTATATTAAATGAGACGCTCATAATCGGGGTGGATGAGATACTACCTATGTGGTCACTACCCTCACTTCATTTCAACTGGTAAGATCTTGCCACAcacacaatttaaaaaaaaaatgagtcaTATATATGCATAGACAAATCTTGGTCATCTATCCTATCATGTGGACAATGTCCACATGGATATGATGAAATAAACTCATAATCGGGCGTGACTTACTGATGTGCATTTAAGAAGCAACGGTGTCAAAACTTAGGAGGCCCCTTCCGCagtgcaaaaataaaattagtgtTACTTTCAGCCTCTTAGAATATTGGAACTGAAATTGGCCAACCATCTTCCTTCGGGATTATTCCTTCCTACCCCTGCAGACAGGTACATCCAAGGGCCAGAATATTTTCtggttcaattttttttttttcaaaaattttttcCCCATAAGATTGAATCCCAGCCATTGATCATGGGTGTGGGCACTGccccacacccaggatcgaaCTTACATCTTCGTACGAGTTGGTTTATTAAATGAGTTGCTGCGGGATATTATTAAATGTTTGCAGCTCAGCACTTGCACCCAATATCTCCTCATTTCCCTCTTTCTTTCAAATGGCCCTGCCCTGCCCTTCACCACCGCCACCTTCTTTTTCTCCCAATGTCCTACCACCCATCATCTCCGCCGCCACCCTTAACCATCCTCCCCAGCCCCTCCACCGCCGGACAATCCACGTTTGCACAGAACATCGGTTCCATAGGTCTCGGCTACGCCATCGCGATTGCCCTCTGCTTCCTCGTCCTCTTCTCCACCGTCCTCCTCGCCTCCTACATCTGCTACCGCATGGCCGCCTCCCGCCGACGACACCTGGAGCACCGCTCCCAGAATTCCACAAACTCTAACCGTTCAAACGAAAACAGCATCTACCTCCCACGGATCATCTTCGTCTCCGAGGATGGCGAAAGCGACTCGCAGAACGTCGTCGTGGGGCTCGAGCGGGCGGTTATCAACTCGTACCCGAAGTTTGTGTTCTCGAGGAGGAACGGAAACGGGGGAAACGACACCGTTTGCTCGATTTGCTTGTGCGATTACAGAGAGGCGGAGATGCTGAGGATGTTGCCGGATTGTAAGCACAGCTTTCACGTCACGTGCGTGGATGCCTGGCTAAAGCTTAACGCTTCGTGTCCCGTATGCCGGAATTCTCCGTTGCCGACACCGCTATCCACGCCGTTGCAGGAGTTGGTGCCACTGTCTCAGTACTCCGATGGGCGAAGGAGACAATGAAGGGGGGTGCATTTGGAAATTGAAGAAATATTTGGGCGTGGGCAGCTATTTTAGTTTTTAGTGTAAAATACTAAATAGTGTTGGAACCAGCCGGTATTTTACTTGGTGGATGCAAAGCTATAATGTTCTACTAATAGcgtcaaaattttatttattaattttttgtatttttattagAATTTATTTGTTATAATGGTTTGTTATAATGtgttgattttaaattttactaaTATTAGATTATTTCAAC is part of the Primulina eburnea isolate SZY01 chromosome 1, ASM2296580v1, whole genome shotgun sequence genome and encodes:
- the LOC140813807 gene encoding RING-H2 finger protein ATL67-like, coding for MSYHPSSPPPPLTILPSPSTAGQSTFAQNIGSIGLGYAIAIALCFLVLFSTVLLASYICYRMAASRRRHLEHRSQNSTNSNRSNENSIYLPRIIFVSEDGESDSQNVVVGLERAVINSYPKFVFSRRNGNGGNDTVCSICLCDYREAEMLRMLPDCKHSFHVTCVDAWLKLNASCPVCRNSPLPTPLSTPLQELVPLSQYSDGRRRQ